The Ruficoccus amylovorans genome has a segment encoding these proteins:
- a CDS encoding type I phosphomannose isomerase catalytic subunit, which translates to MRMYLFKPLYQERVWGGRGLHDKLGRELPGSAPIGESWEIVDRPEAQSVVAEGPMAGKTLRQLLETSASTVMGPGYAPSTPFPILVKWLDCQDRLSLQVHPPADIAPSLGGEPKTENWYVAEAEPHGAMLIGLKNGVTREQFETALRENRLEPLVHRIPAKKGESMFVRSGRLHALDAGCLILEIQQNSDTTYRVYDWGRVGLDGKPRQLHIEESLKCIEFNDFEPDLLRPEGKTQRIAESELFNLTRHTLEPGETLEFAANEQPRLIGVVDGSLREADGTVLPRGTNALLPYAESFTFTATTPSTVLVTDGFGG; encoded by the coding sequence ATGCGTATGTATCTTTTCAAGCCTCTCTATCAGGAACGCGTCTGGGGCGGACGCGGCCTCCATGACAAGCTCGGACGCGAGCTGCCCGGCTCCGCCCCCATCGGCGAAAGCTGGGAGATCGTGGACCGGCCCGAGGCCCAGTCCGTCGTGGCTGAAGGCCCGATGGCGGGAAAAACCCTCCGCCAGCTTCTCGAAACCAGCGCATCCACCGTCATGGGACCGGGCTACGCCCCGTCCACGCCCTTTCCCATCCTCGTCAAGTGGCTGGACTGCCAGGATCGGCTGAGCCTCCAGGTCCACCCCCCGGCGGACATCGCCCCCAGCCTCGGCGGCGAGCCCAAGACCGAAAACTGGTACGTGGCCGAAGCCGAACCACACGGGGCCATGCTCATCGGCCTGAAAAACGGCGTCACCCGCGAGCAATTCGAGACCGCCCTGCGCGAAAACCGCCTCGAACCCCTCGTCCACCGCATCCCGGCGAAAAAGGGCGAGTCGATGTTCGTGCGCAGCGGACGCCTCCACGCCCTCGACGCCGGTTGCCTGATTTTGGAGATCCAGCAAAACTCCGACACCACCTACCGCGTCTATGACTGGGGCCGGGTCGGACTGGACGGCAAGCCGCGCCAGCTCCACATCGAGGAGTCGCTCAAGTGCATCGAGTTCAACGACTTTGAGCCGGACCTCCTGCGCCCCGAGGGCAAGACTCAGCGCATCGCCGAGTCCGAACTGTTCAACCTCACCCGCCACACCCTGGAGCCGGGCGAGACGCTGGAGTTTGCGGCCAATGAGCAACCGCGCCTGATCGGTGTGGTGGACGGCTCCCTGCGCGAGGCCGACGGCACCGTCCTTCCCCGCGGCACCAACGCCCTCCTGCCCTACGCCGAGAGCTTCACCTTCACCGCCACCACCCCCTCCACCGTCCTCGTCACGGACGGCTTCGGCGGGTGA